Below is a window of Nocardia asteroides DNA.
AAGGCCACCTCGGCCGCCGACGCCGCGATCCAGATGGCCTACGCCAACCAGGTCATCGTGGTGCCCGGCTACGGTATGGCCGTCGCCCAGGCCCAGCACGCGGTCAAGGAGATGGCCTCCCTGCTCGAGGGCAAGGGTGTCGAGGTCAAGTACGCGATCCACCCGGTCGCCGGTCGTATGCCCGGTCACATGAACGTGCTGCTGGCCGAGGCCGAGGTCTCCTACGACGCCATGAAGGAAATGGACGACATCAACGGTGAGTTCAACCGCACCGATGTGGTCCTGGTGATCGGCGCCAACGACGTCACCAACCCGGCGGCGCGCGAGGACAAGTCGAGCCCGATCTACGGCATGCCGGTCCTCAATGTCGACCAGGCCAAGAGCGTCATCGTGCTCAAGCGCTCGATGAACTCCGGCTTCGCCGGCATCGACAACCCGCTGTTCTACGCCGACCACACCTCCATGCTGTTCGGCGACGCCAAGAAGTCCGTCGGTGCGGTCACCGAGGAACTGAAGGCGCTGTAAGTCAGGCGGTCACGCACGCGGGCCCCGCTGTTCTCGAAGAACAGCGGGGCCCGCTGCTTTGCGGCGGCGGCTTCGTCGCCGTCGACGTCGTCCGGCTCGTGCTCGATGTCGGCGGGCAGGGGGGCGCGGCGGTGCGGGTGGTCGGCAACGCCCCGCGCCGAGCTCATCGGCTCAGAATTGTGGGTTGTATTTGCGGGTGCCGGGCAGGTCCAGGTAGGGGCAGTCGGTGGAGCCGGTGCGCAGGGTTGCGGTGGTGTCGCCGGGGGCGATCCACAGGAGTTTGCCGCTGTCGAGCCACGGTCGCAGGTCGAAGTCGGGGGTGTTCATGTGCCAGTTGTCGTCCCAGGCGGCATACCGGCGCGGGGCGGCGGCCACGTCGTAATGCTCACTGCCCCATACCGGTTCGAGTGCGAGGCCGCGCGGTCGATGGACCGAGCAGTGGTAGGTGATCGGCCACCCGGTGTGTGGACCGACGCGCACCTCGCTGATCACGGCCCGCATCTCGGGATGATCGAGGGCCTCGGCATAGACATAGGGCACATCGGGCCCCACCCAGCGGTCGAACGGCGCGGGCGCGGGCGGACCGTCGAGCCGCATCGCACCGCCCATCAACAACCAGGTGTGCGGCACCGGGTCGGTGCGGCGCACCGGGTTGCGCGCGTTCCAGAACCACCCGTCGACATCGACCGTGTCGAGCGGCCAGTACACCAGCTGCGCGGTGAACGGGCAGCGCGAGACCACGATGTCGGGCAGCAGTTCCTGGTAGCGGGCGTGCAGTGCCGAGAAGCCCCGATAGGCGGCGAAGCCCTCTTCGGTGGCACCCAGCCTCTTGTACTCCGCTGCGAGTCGGTTGCCCTCCGTGAGCAGACCCGCGCGCTCGGCGAGAAACGGCTCGATTCCGACGATCTTGCGCATCGCTGACCCCCACTCCGCTGCGACTGTCGCGAAACCGACTGTGCCACACCTGGAAGATCCACACGACAACCGCCTCCGAAACGCGATCACCCCGCCCGCCGAGGCTCCGGCGAACGGGGTGCGGGACGGGTTCGGATCACCCGCCGAAGGACGTCACTTGAAGCGCTGCGCCAGCAGGTCGAGTGTTGCCATGGCTTCGCGGTAGTCCGGACGCTTGGCGGTGGCGGGGAGCTCGTAGAGCTGGCCCTTCTGGAAGGCGGGGAGCATGGCCAGGGCCGGGTCCTGCTTCAGCTGGGCGATGTCGCGGCCGCCGTCGAGCTTGATGACGAACAGCGCGGGGGCGTCGACGACGGTGCTCAGCAGCTCGGGGCTGAAGGTGACCCAGTCACCGGCCTGGGCGCGTTCCGGGTTGCCCGCCTTGGCCTCGATCTTGTCGTCGATGGTGATGCCGACGTCGGTGAGCAGGTTGGCCAGCGGGGTCTTCGGGGCGAGCAGAATGGGCTTGCCGTCGGCCTGCGACTGGTAGACCGCGGCCGGGCCCTGGGGTAGCTTCAGCGCGGCTTTCACCTCGGCCACCTTGTCGGTGTAGGTGGTGATCATGCCGTCGACCTTGTCGGGCCGGTTGACATAGTTGGCCACGGTCTTCAGCTGGTCCTGCCAGTTGGCCAGGTCCGACGGCACCAGGGCGGTGGGGGCGACGGCGGCCAGCTTGTCGTAGTTCTTGATGGTCTGCTGACCGGGCCAGCCGGGCCCGCCACCGATGATCAGGTCGGGCTTCTGGGCGGCGATGAACTCCAGGTTCAGGTCGTCACCGGAGGGCACGGCCACGGTGCCCTGCTCCTTGGCGTCCGCGGCCCAGGCGGCCGGGAACTCGCCCGCCTTCAGCGTCACGCCCAGGATGCGCGGATCGGCGGCGGTCACCTTGGCGTCGAGGTCGTAGAGGTATCCGGCGAGGGCGCCGTTGAGGACCACGATGCGCTGCGGGTCGGCGGGGACGGTGACCTGGCCCTTGGGGGTGTCCACCTGGCGGGTTCCGCCGTCGGCGGCTTCGGAGGCGGAGTTGCCGCAGCCCGCCGCCGTCGCGGTCACCGCGACGATCAGGAGTGCGACGGCGGCACGCATGCGTGCCGTCATTCGGTGCGCTGACATGGGAGTTGTTTCCTTCTTTCTATCCAGGTGGAAAGCTCAGGCGCGGATCGCGGGGTCCGCGTCGATGAGTGCGGCGACCTCGATCCAGCCGGTCGGCATCGCGATCTCGTTGTGGGTGTAGGGAAGTCGCCGGACCACCAGTTGCGCGCCCGCGGCCTGCCAGCCGGTGAGCTGCGCGCGCACGCGCTCGGGTTCCAGGCCGTTGTCCGCGCAGTACAGGGCCATCGGGCCGCTGTAGCGCGGTGACTCGGACATGGTGACCATGCGCAGCAGCTCGGTCGCGGCATGGACCACCACGGCCGCCAATTCGGCTGGGTACTCGCCGATTTCGGGCACGAGTGTTTCCATGCCGGAGGGATCGGCCAGGGTCGCGGCGGCCCGCTCGGTCAGGTTCGACAGCGGATGCGAGTCGAGCAGGCCCACATAGGCCACCTGCTCGCCCTCGGCTTCCAGGATGGTGGCCATCGCGTGGGCGATATTGCCGCCGAGGGAGTAGCCGAGCAGGTGGTAGGGGCCGTGCGGCTGGATGCGGCGCACGGCGTCGAGGTAGAACCGGGCCAGGTCGTCGAGGGTGGCGGTCTGCCGGTCCGGCTCGGTGAGCTGCGGCATCTGCAGGCCGATGATCGGTCGTTCGGCGCGCAGCAGGCGGGCCAGGGGCGCGTATTTCCATGCGGTGCCGCCGATCTGGTGGACACAGAACAGCGGGGGCGCCGAGCCCTCGGCGCGCAGTTCCAGCACCGGATCGAGGCGGCGGCCCAAACTCGCCAGGCCGTCGGTCGGCCGGTGCGCGTCGGGGTCGACCGCGCCGATCCGGGCGGCCAGCGCGCGCGGGGTGGGAGCGGAGAAGACATCGTCGAGGACGACCGGTAGCTCCGCCCGGGTGAGGCGGCCGACCAGGCGCACCGCGAGCAGTGAGTGTCCGCCCTGGGCGAAGAAGTCGTCGTCGGTGCCGATGGTGTCGATCGACAGTACCGCCGCCATGGCCTGGCGGATTAGGTCGAGCAGACCGGAAGCCCGGACCGGATCCTCGATCGAGCCCGCAGGTTCCAGGGCGGAGCCGGGAATCGACACGGACGGAGCCGTTTCCGGTGCGGGCAGCTCCTGGCGGGCGATCTTCTCGGTCGCGGTGCGCGGAATGTGATCCAGCACCAGGAACGCCGACGGAATCATGTACGCGGGCAGTGCCTTCCGGAGCTGTTCGCGCACCGAGTCGGTGTCGAGCGCGATGCCGGAGCGGGCGATGAGGTAGGCGACCAGGCGCTGGTCACCCGGGGTGTCCTCGCGCAGCAACACCACCGCCTGGGCCACGCCGGCACAGGTGCGCAGTGCCGATTCGATATCGCCCAGTTCGATCCGCTGGCCGCGCAATTTCACCTGGCTGTCGGTGCGGCCGACGTAGTCGAGCTCGCCCCGGGGGTTCCGCTTCACCAGATCGCCGGTGCGGTACATGCGTGCGCCCGTGCCCTCCGGGTCGGCGACGAAGGCGGCTGAGCTCTGGCCGGGACGGGCCAGATAGCCGCGCGCCAGCCGGACGCCGGTCATGTACAGCTCGCCGATGGTGCCGTCGGGCACCGGGCGCAGCTGGTCGTCGAGGATGCGGACCGGATCGGCGGGGGCGCCGACCGGCACCGACGTGGTGTCGGCGTCGACGGTCTCGTGGAAGGTGAAGCCGATCGCGGCCTCGGTGGGGCCGTAGAAGTTGTAGACCGCCGTCCCGGTGAGCGCGCGCACGCGGTGCGCGGTGGCGGGCGGCAGGACCTCGCCGCCGGTGAGGACGCAGCGCAGATCCGCGCAGCCGGACAGGTCGGCCTCCTCGGCGAGCACGGTGAGCATGGAGGTGGTCATCCACATCGCCGTCACCCGCTCGGCGCTCATGAGTTGTGCCTGGTAGTAGGGGTCGCGGTGGCCGCCGGGCCGGGTCAGCACGATCCGCGCGCCGACCTGCAAGGGCAGGAACATCTCCATGAGCGAGGCGTCGAAGATCGGCGGGGTGCGGTAGAGCATGGTGTCGCCGGGACCGAACCGGACCTCGCGGTGCAGCCAGGTGAAGGTGGCGACGATCGCGGCGTGCGACAGGCTCACGCCCTTGGGCACGCCGGTCGAGCCCGAGGTGAACAGCAGGCAGGCGGTATTGGCCGGGCGCAGCGGAGCCAGGCGGTCGGCGTCGGTGAGCACCGTGTCGGCGAAGCCGCTGGTGTCGGCCTCGTCTAGCGAGCGCAGGACCAGCGCCGGGGCCGCCGTGTCGAGGATCTGGGCCACGCGCTGCGCGGGCTGTTCCGGGTCGATCGGCAGGTAGGCGCCGCCGGCCCGGCAGATGGCGTGTGCCGCGACGACCGAGTCGATGGTCCTCGGCATGGCCACGGCCACCACGGTTTCGGGGCCGACACCGTGCGAGATGAGCCAGCGGGCAAGGCGATTCGCGCGGGAGTCGAATTCCCCGAAGTCGATGGTGACGCGTTCTGCCGTGATGGCGGGGGAAGCCGGATCGACGGGGGCACCCCAGTCGGCGAGGGTGTCGCCCTGCGGAAGTTGTTCACTGCCGTCGCCCGGGGATGCCGCGCCGGTGCTGGCGGGCGATTGTGCGCCGGGCCCGGTCGCGGCAGCTGATGCGGCGGCAGTGGTGGCGGACGTGAGGGGTTCCAGGAATGGTGCGGGAGAGGGGTTCTCGGTGGTGGTGAGGGCGTGCAGGATCGCGGTGATCCGGTCGGAGATCCGGGCCAGGGTGGTGTCGTGGACGGCCGCGCGGTCGTACCAGATCACCAGGGTGAGCCGGTCGCCCGGCGGGGCGATGAGGGTCAGTGGGTAGTGCGTGTTGCCGTGGTTGTGGAATGCGCCGCGGCGCAGTGTGTGCGAGTCCGGTTGCCCGGCACCGGCATTCGGGAAGTTCTCGAAGGCCACCAGGGTGTCGAAGAGGGTGCCGAGGCCCACGATGCGTTCGATCTCCGCGAGTCCGGCGTAGTCGAACTCCTGCATGGCGAACTGGTGTTCCTGGAGTTCGGCCAGCTGCTCGAGCAATGGGCGGGTGGGGTCGAAGTCGCAGCGCGCGGGCACGGTGTTGGCGAACAGGCCGACCATGCCCGCCACACCGGGCAGTTCGGCGGGGCGGCCGGAGACGGTGGCGCCGAAGACGACATCGGTGCGACCGGTGAGCGCGGCCAGCACCAGCGCCCAGGTGCCCTGTACCAGGGTGTTCGGGGTCAGACCCCGGCGGCGGCCGAGGTCGGTCAGCGCGGTGGACAGCTCTGCGGGCAGCGGCACCTCCCACTGCCGGAACTCGCGCTCGCGGAAAGTATCAGTGCGCACCAGTGTCGGCTCGGCGAACCCGGCCAGTCGCCGCGACCAGGCCGCACGGACGGCCGCGCGGTCGCGGGTGCCGAGCCAGGCCAGGTAGTCGCGGTAGGACGCGGGGGCGGGCAGGTCGTCGCCGTGGTAGGTGGCCAGCACCTCGCGCAGCACGATGGGAGTGGACCAGCCGTCGATCACCAGGTGGTGGGTGTTGAGCACCAGCCGGTGTGCGTCACCGGGCATGCGGAGAAGGGTGGCGCGCAGCATCGGTGAGCGGTCGACCGGGAAGCGGTGCCTGGTCGCGTCGGCTTCCAGCCGGTCGGCGGCGGCCTCGGCGATGCGCGACGGCAGCCCGGACAGGTCGACCTCCCGCCACGGCATCCCGACCGCGCGCGGAATCGCCTGCACCGGCTGGTCCAGGCCCTCGTGGTGGAAGGCCGCGGCCATGGTGGGGTGCCTGCCGACGACGGTGTCGAAGGCGGCCGACAGGCGGGGGCCGTCGAGCGGTCCGTGCAGGTCGACGCGGGCGCTCAGCGCGTAGACATCCTCGACGCCGTCGCGAATGGCGTGGAACAGCAGGCCTTCTTGCAGGGGCGACAGCGGAAGCAGTTCGGCCAACGGGCCGTGCACGGCCTCCAATGCGTCGACCGTCTCCTGGGTGACGGGCAGCCCGGCACAGTCCGACGGGGTTAGCCCACCGGGGAACAGGCGCGCGTGCGCGGCGAACGCCTCGAGCGCGCACGCGAAGTGCCACTGGATCCGCGCGACCTGGTGCGCGCCGAGGATCCGGCTCGCGGCGGTCCACTCGACGGCGAGCCGGGGCGCCTGTGCGGTGGATTCGTGCACGAAGACGTTGAGCGCGAGTACTTCGGTGAGTGCCTTGTGCGGCGGCTCGGTCACCGCGAACGCGTCGTGCTCCGGCAGGCTCCAGGCTCCGGCGCTTCCACCGCCGAAGCGGCCGAGGTAGTTGAGCAGCACCTCGGGGGCGCGGCGGTCGGCGAAGCGCGGCGCGGTCTCCGGATCGAGCCTGCGCAGCACGCCGTAGCCCACACCGTTGCCGGGCACCGCCCGCTTGGCTTCCTTGACCGCCCGCAACAGACGCCCGGCCGCGGCGCCACCGGCCAGCGCCTCGGCGAGCCCGTCCGGGTCGTCGATGCCGGTCGCGGGGGTCCACACGGGGAATTCGCTGGTGAACCAGCCGATGGTGCCCGCGAAATCGGTGTCGGCGCGCAGTGCTTCGCGCCCATGTCCTTCGACGGTGACGGGTCTGCCTGTTTCCAGGGTCTCGCCGTTCTCGTGCCGCCAGGCATTGAGCGCCAGCATCAGCGCCGCGAGCAGGACGTCGTCGGTCTTGGCCCGATAGGCGGCGGGCAGCGTGGTCAGCAGCGCGTCGGAGATCTCCGGGGCCGCGTAAGTCCGTGTCTGCTCGGCACTCTCGACCAGATCGACCGCGTGGTCGAGGGGCCGGCCGCCGAGAGGAGCGACAGTGCCGTCACCGAGCGCGCGCTCCCAGTGCGCCAGTTCCGCGCGATGGTCACCCGCCGTGCCCGCCTCGGCGAGCAGCGAGGCATACCGCCGCCACGAACTCCCCTTGGCGGACAGCCGCACCGGGCGGTCCTCCCGCGCCGCCACGCACGCCTCATACAGCTCGGGCACCAGGATGCGCCACGAAACACCGTCCACCACCAGGTGATTGGCCACCAGCACCAGCAGATCGGGCAGTCCGGGACCGGTGCGCACCAGGGCCGCGCGGATCTGGACACCGGCGGCGGGGTCCAGCTCGGCCGCGAGTGCGGTGGCCAGCGATCCGATCAGGCCGTCGACCGACTCGCCGGATGCCGGTGCCGATTCGGGATGCGGCGCGTCCGTGCGCAGCGGTGTCGGGTCGCCGTCCGTGCCTCGCGATGCCGCGGCGAGTCCGGTCGGTTCCTGTGCTGCGTCCAGCGAGTCTGTTGCGCCGCTGCCGGTGCCGGCGCCGGCCGGTCGTGCGCCGGGCCGGTCGTGCGTGGCCGATGCGGAGGGGACGGCGTGGCTCGCATCGAGCTCGGCGCGACCGATCTCGCGTACCAGGTCGGTGGCACGAACCGTGCCGATGCCCGCGACTTCGAGGCGGTTCGCATCGTCGAGGATCAGGCGCAGGGCGTCGTGGCGGTCGAGGAGGGTTTGCAGGCCGGTGGTGAGGTGGTCGAGGGTGAG
It encodes the following:
- a CDS encoding amino acid adenylation domain-containing protein → MSSVERDDVSAGHPGLPLTGAQLGIWNAQRLDPDSLSYMVGEVLEISGPEPIDVALLDTAIRRTIAETDTMRLRFTDSADGPRQRITDHEPDLRPLVDLRGEADPVAAAHRLVAAERERSATFCRAMVDRQLYTYTLLRLTDSDVWCIQLYHHLIIDGYSAAMVSRRVAAHYTALRRGGDVPRLRWGSIQTLVTEDLEYRASQAHQHDRDYWRDRLTPLPPLDGRGKAPEGVVERTHEVRAVLDAEQVARIKEAATAAGITWADVLVAGYVGFVHRLLGETDVVIALPVMARVGKTALTTPSMAVNVLPLRVPVSSQDRLGDLGKRVADALREMRAHQRFRGEDLAREFGGAQTGALLHGIGINLKAFDFALDFDGATGTLRNVAGGPPEDLGLTVTPLAEDRIQLGFEVDARSLDAATVRRRMSALVALITDLVDKADRPIGAITLYPSEIGADRAAAALPGAPEDAVEVFDRMVTARPDDIVLVDGAHRLTAAELGARVHRLARYLRGRGAGPEDIVGIALPRTVDLVVALLAVRHAGAAYLILDINHPAQRLADIVDDAAPVLIFTDDAVADAVFADHAQRSTPDTDRAADTVSADRSLTSGSSTDRTPRTASADQASTAGPADAPVLIRLSDNAVRAEITGLADGPLTTADLAAPRSVEHLAYVVYTSGSTGKPKGVQISCGAMAQLLHHHRSTVYAETAERVGGRQLHVAHTYSFAFDAALDQLLWLWCGHRVHLYDTDIQKDAAAQIAALIADRIDVVDTTPSMATALIDNGLLGDAHRPELLLLGGEATPPALWSLIVGSGVAARNMYGPTEATVDALSAPVTGALPHVGGPLDGTRAYLLDGALQLVPDGEIGELYLAGPQLARGYLGRVAVTADRFVADPFAAGERMYRTGDRARWLPGRGYDYLGRADQQIKVRGYRVELGEVEAALGALPGVTAAAATIRKSGDSTRLVGYLVPEAGRALDADQLRQRLTTLVPDHLVPSALVILDALPTTVNGKLDRAALPAPQFTSTGRAPRTEQERALCGVVADVLGVAQVSATDDFFGLGGDSITAIGVSSRLRALGWEVQPKTLLAQRDLATIAAAAQPADQQVGTPAPDEATGPVPTPPMVAALLAANPDRTAVAGYAQWTALTLHENLTLDHLTTGLQTLLDRHDALRLILDDANRLEVAGIGTVRATDLVREIGRAELDASHAVPSASATHDRPGARPAGAGTGSGATDSLDAAQEPTGLAAASRGTDGDPTPLRTDAPHPESAPASGESVDGLIGSLATALAAELDPAAGVQIRAALVRTGPGLPDLLVLVANHLVVDGVSWRILVPELYEACVAAREDRPVRLSAKGSSWRRYASLLAEAGTAGDHRAELAHWERALGDGTVAPLGGRPLDHAVDLVESAEQTRTYAAPEISDALLTTLPAAYRAKTDDVLLAALMLALNAWRHENGETLETGRPVTVEGHGREALRADTDFAGTIGWFTSEFPVWTPATGIDDPDGLAEALAGGAAAGRLLRAVKEAKRAVPGNGVGYGVLRRLDPETAPRFADRRAPEVLLNYLGRFGGGSAGAWSLPEHDAFAVTEPPHKALTEVLALNVFVHESTAQAPRLAVEWTAASRILGAHQVARIQWHFACALEAFAAHARLFPGGLTPSDCAGLPVTQETVDALEAVHGPLAELLPLSPLQEGLLFHAIRDGVEDVYALSARVDLHGPLDGPRLSAAFDTVVGRHPTMAAAFHHEGLDQPVQAIPRAVGMPWREVDLSGLPSRIAEAAADRLEADATRHRFPVDRSPMLRATLLRMPGDAHRLVLNTHHLVIDGWSTPIVLREVLATYHGDDLPAPASYRDYLAWLGTRDRAAVRAAWSRRLAGFAEPTLVRTDTFREREFRQWEVPLPAELSTALTDLGRRRGLTPNTLVQGTWALVLAALTGRTDVVFGATVSGRPAELPGVAGMVGLFANTVPARCDFDPTRPLLEQLAELQEHQFAMQEFDYAGLAEIERIVGLGTLFDTLVAFENFPNAGAGQPDSHTLRRGAFHNHGNTHYPLTLIAPPGDRLTLVIWYDRAAVHDTTLARISDRITAILHALTTTENPSPAPFLEPLTSATTAAASAAATGPGAQSPASTGAASPGDGSEQLPQGDTLADWGAPVDPASPAITAERVTIDFGEFDSRANRLARWLISHGVGPETVVAVAMPRTIDSVVAAHAICRAGGAYLPIDPEQPAQRVAQILDTAAPALVLRSLDEADTSGFADTVLTDADRLAPLRPANTACLLFTSGSTGVPKGVSLSHAAIVATFTWLHREVRFGPGDTMLYRTPPIFDASLMEMFLPLQVGARIVLTRPGGHRDPYYQAQLMSAERVTAMWMTTSMLTVLAEEADLSGCADLRCVLTGGEVLPPATAHRVRALTGTAVYNFYGPTEAAIGFTFHETVDADTTSVPVGAPADPVRILDDQLRPVPDGTIGELYMTGVRLARGYLARPGQSSAAFVADPEGTGARMYRTGDLVKRNPRGELDYVGRTDSQVKLRGQRIELGDIESALRTCAGVAQAVVLLREDTPGDQRLVAYLIARSGIALDTDSVREQLRKALPAYMIPSAFLVLDHIPRTATEKIARQELPAPETAPSVSIPGSALEPAGSIEDPVRASGLLDLIRQAMAAVLSIDTIGTDDDFFAQGGHSLLAVRLVGRLTRAELPVVLDDVFSAPTPRALAARIGAVDPDAHRPTDGLASLGRRLDPVLELRAEGSAPPLFCVHQIGGTAWKYAPLARLLRAERPIIGLQMPQLTEPDRQTATLDDLARFYLDAVRRIQPHGPYHLLGYSLGGNIAHAMATILEAEGEQVAYVGLLDSHPLSNLTERAAATLADPSGMETLVPEIGEYPAELAAVVVHAATELLRMVTMSESPRYSGPMALYCADNGLEPERVRAQLTGWQAAGAQLVVRRLPYTHNEIAMPTGWIEVAALIDADPAIRA
- a CDS encoding ABC transporter substrate-binding protein, with protein sequence MSAHRMTARMRAAVALLIVAVTATAAGCGNSASEAADGGTRQVDTPKGQVTVPADPQRIVVLNGALAGYLYDLDAKVTAADPRILGVTLKAGEFPAAWAADAKEQGTVAVPSGDDLNLEFIAAQKPDLIIGGGPGWPGQQTIKNYDKLAAVAPTALVPSDLANWQDQLKTVANYVNRPDKVDGMITTYTDKVAEVKAALKLPQGPAAVYQSQADGKPILLAPKTPLANLLTDVGITIDDKIEAKAGNPERAQAGDWVTFSPELLSTVVDAPALFVIKLDGGRDIAQLKQDPALAMLPAFQKGQLYELPATAKRPDYREAMATLDLLAQRFK